The following are encoded together in the Citrobacter arsenatis genome:
- a CDS encoding MFS transporter, with protein sequence MSHITSPTPYSIGRPQDVIDIVNKHSAVNTSVGVIFIALGGILIDAYQAAMVGFGNKYIALQFGISPGLAATVNASVLVAALIGGLLANRVINRFGQKRAFIIGMGLCTIGAAAVAIAPNIWWVLVCRVIMGFGLGIDFPLATNAVAELRGSTSKKTGSSVNLWQMAWYVSTTVVYLVLLPLLLSGIAEEQLWRYGIFIGAIFAVIIMILRYFFIGESAMWAARVGRYDKACDILAKRYGVHARVAAKPKNDDFSAEKTESKFHGGYGILFNSRYRKRTILGCVVATMQAWQYNAVGVYLPLTLAGILSGGLTGALSGSAVVNALCGITGGLIGSLILQRLGTRLQSMYGFAVVTVALLALGALATTNPWLSLGLLGAIIFFHSAGPGGLGMTIATLSYPPSIRPTGVGFARAIMRTGAIAGLIFWPMLWGALKTEAFYWLAIVPFLGFLTCVLIKWEPLGANVDAEDAEVLAELDK encoded by the coding sequence ATGAGTCACATCACCAGTCCTACACCTTACTCGATCGGTCGTCCCCAGGACGTGATTGATATTGTTAATAAACATTCAGCAGTAAACACCAGTGTCGGCGTCATTTTTATCGCTCTTGGTGGCATTCTAATTGATGCCTATCAGGCGGCGATGGTGGGTTTTGGTAATAAATATATCGCATTGCAATTTGGTATTTCACCGGGGCTGGCGGCGACGGTTAACGCCTCTGTTTTAGTCGCCGCCCTGATTGGTGGATTACTGGCAAACCGTGTGATTAACCGCTTTGGTCAAAAGCGCGCTTTTATCATCGGAATGGGCCTGTGCACAATAGGTGCCGCAGCTGTCGCGATAGCCCCGAACATCTGGTGGGTGCTGGTGTGTCGCGTAATCATGGGATTTGGCTTGGGTATTGATTTCCCGCTGGCAACAAATGCGGTGGCAGAACTACGCGGCTCAACATCTAAGAAAACCGGTTCGTCAGTTAATCTCTGGCAAATGGCCTGGTATGTATCAACGACGGTCGTCTATCTTGTGCTGCTTCCACTGTTGTTGTCGGGTATCGCGGAAGAGCAATTATGGCGCTATGGTATTTTCATTGGTGCTATTTTTGCCGTCATTATCATGATTCTGCGTTATTTCTTCATCGGTGAGTCTGCGATGTGGGCCGCACGAGTCGGACGTTATGATAAAGCCTGCGATATTCTGGCTAAACGCTATGGTGTTCATGCCCGCGTTGCTGCCAAACCAAAAAACGATGATTTTTCTGCTGAAAAAACAGAAAGTAAGTTTCATGGCGGCTATGGAATTTTATTTAACTCACGGTATCGCAAACGTACTATTCTCGGCTGCGTTGTGGCGACGATGCAAGCCTGGCAATATAACGCCGTGGGTGTTTATTTACCGCTGACTTTGGCGGGAATCCTGAGTGGCGGATTAACCGGGGCTCTTAGCGGTTCAGCGGTAGTGAATGCCCTGTGTGGCATTACAGGGGGATTGATTGGTTCACTTATCCTCCAGCGTTTGGGAACTCGCCTTCAGTCGATGTATGGTTTCGCCGTCGTAACGGTTGCATTACTGGCTTTAGGTGCATTAGCAACCACCAACCCATGGCTTTCTTTAGGTTTGTTGGGCGCAATCATTTTCTTCCATTCAGCGGGCCCGGGCGGCCTGGGAATGACCATTGCCACACTTTCTTATCCGCCATCTATTCGCCCGACAGGCGTAGGATTTGCTCGTGCAATTATGCGTACTGGGGCGATTGCCGGACTTATTTTCTGGCCTATGTTGTGGGGTGCATTAAAGACAGAAGCGTTCTATTGGCTGGCAATTGTTCCTTTTCTCGGCTTCCTGACATGCGTGTTGATTAAGTGGGAACCACTTGGTGCAAACGTTGACGCTGAAGACGCTGAGGTACTGGCTGAGCTGGATAAATAA
- a CDS encoding zinc-dependent alcohol dehydrogenase has product MDKITQVLFSDIGKVTTQYVELPHQELKPQEVRIAPVFYGICGSDLHVLKGGHPFAKPPVVPGHEIAARVTEVGSEVTNVKLGDHVVVDPIMACMECRACKAGRFNLCEPPQVAGFRAPGFARSQHIVPARNCHVAPASLPLKALAFAEPAACARHCVSRMPKASLESVLVIGAGTIGLSIVQALRIMGAGKITVIEPDAAKRALSLKLGATEVWAPGELDAQVRFTGAIDVVAAQATLNDAFTHVYAGGTVVCMGVPSGPREIPLPMMQRFERDLLNSGMYIPEDFDAVIEWLADGRFDTSELVTDLFPVEDAAKAFERAQQNDSIKVMLQFAEV; this is encoded by the coding sequence ATGGATAAGATTACCCAAGTTCTATTTTCTGATATTGGGAAGGTGACCACCCAGTATGTTGAGCTGCCGCACCAGGAACTTAAACCGCAAGAAGTCCGCATTGCTCCGGTGTTTTACGGAATATGTGGCTCTGACCTGCATGTACTGAAAGGAGGACACCCATTTGCAAAACCTCCGGTTGTGCCTGGACATGAAATTGCGGCACGCGTAACTGAAGTGGGCAGTGAAGTAACGAATGTTAAGCTGGGCGATCATGTCGTAGTCGACCCAATTATGGCCTGCATGGAGTGTCGTGCTTGTAAAGCGGGTCGCTTTAATCTGTGTGAGCCGCCACAGGTTGCTGGCTTCCGGGCGCCGGGTTTTGCCCGCTCGCAGCACATTGTACCTGCACGAAACTGCCATGTTGCACCTGCTTCGTTACCACTAAAAGCACTGGCTTTCGCTGAGCCAGCAGCCTGTGCGCGTCATTGCGTAAGCCGTATGCCGAAAGCGTCATTGGAAAGTGTACTTGTGATTGGTGCAGGGACAATTGGTTTATCCATCGTTCAAGCATTGCGCATCATGGGTGCGGGAAAGATCACAGTCATAGAGCCTGATGCCGCCAAGCGCGCGTTGTCCTTAAAGCTAGGTGCCACGGAAGTCTGGGCTCCGGGGGAATTGGATGCACAGGTCCGTTTTACGGGGGCAATTGATGTTGTTGCCGCCCAGGCCACGCTGAATGATGCATTTACCCACGTTTATGCTGGCGGAACGGTAGTGTGCATGGGGGTACCGAGTGGCCCACGTGAAATTCCTCTGCCGATGATGCAGCGCTTCGAACGCGATTTGTTGAATTCCGGCATGTATATCCCGGAAGACTTCGATGCCGTGATTGAATGGCTTGCGGATGGACGGTTTGACACCAGCGAACTGGTGACCGATCTCTTCCCTGTCGAAGATGCGGCTAAGGCGTTTGAACGTGCGCAGCAAAATGACTCTATAAAAGTCATGCTGCAATTTGCTGAGGTTTGA